In Brevibacillus brevis, a genomic segment contains:
- a CDS encoding 3-oxoacid CoA-transferase subunit B encodes MGLGMDERYMIARRAAKEVEPGMTVNLGIGIPELVADFIPSEWGVMFHSVNGILGLGPTPVKGEEDAHLTNAGGAPVSLVPGASLFDTSVAYGIIRRGKLDVAFLGSLQVSRRGDLANWIVPGKRIYGIGGGLELAYCARKVIVLMSHLNEAGEPKIVTECTLPLTARRCADMIITERAVIRTTAGGLVLTEVMYPYTLEDVIAKTGATLQISEHLQLPD; translated from the coding sequence ATGGGACTTGGCATGGACGAGCGGTATATGATCGCGCGCCGCGCCGCGAAGGAAGTCGAGCCAGGCATGACCGTGAATCTCGGCATCGGGATCCCCGAACTGGTCGCTGATTTTATTCCGTCCGAGTGGGGTGTCATGTTCCACTCGGTCAACGGCATTCTCGGTCTGGGGCCTACCCCCGTCAAAGGGGAGGAGGACGCCCACCTCACGAACGCTGGCGGCGCCCCTGTCTCGCTCGTACCGGGGGCTTCGCTTTTCGATACGTCCGTCGCGTATGGCATCATCCGCAGGGGAAAGCTGGATGTCGCGTTCCTCGGCAGCCTGCAGGTGAGCCGCCGAGGGGATCTCGCCAACTGGATCGTGCCGGGGAAGCGCATCTACGGAATCGGAGGAGGTCTGGAGCTCGCGTATTGTGCCAGGAAAGTGATCGTCTTGATGAGCCATCTGAACGAAGCGGGGGAACCCAAAATTGTGACCGAATGCACGCTGCCTCTCACAGCCAGGAGATGCGCCGATATGATCATTACCGAGAGGGCGGTGATCCGGACGACAGCGGGAGGCCTCGTGCTAACCGAAGTCATGTACCCGTATACGCTGGAGGACGTCATCGCAAAGACGGGGGCCACTCTGCAAATATCCGAGCATCTTCAATTGCCGGACTAG
- a CDS encoding CoA transferase subunit A has protein sequence MLSKWVSLETAMQHVRDGSEILYGGFGGVGSPLLLIDFLLQKGVQDLTLIGNDAGFPDWGIGRLINSGSVKKLVTTHMGSNPEAGRRMMAGQLDVTFYPQGILAEKIRSGGVGLAGILVEEYRPRETEGDSMVIQAGERRYLVEPAITAQIGIVYARRADTYGNLQYEKSARNLNPLVAMAADMTIVEAEEIVPVGELDPEHIATPGVFVDYVVKSAGGEG, from the coding sequence ATGCTATCAAAATGGGTCTCGTTAGAAACGGCGATGCAGCATGTACGGGACGGAAGCGAAATCTTGTACGGCGGCTTCGGAGGAGTCGGATCGCCCCTTCTCTTGATCGACTTTCTCTTGCAAAAAGGAGTCCAGGATCTGACGCTCATCGGAAACGACGCCGGTTTTCCCGACTGGGGCATCGGCCGGCTCATCAACTCGGGAAGCGTCAAAAAGCTGGTGACCACCCATATGGGCTCGAATCCCGAAGCAGGTAGACGGATGATGGCCGGTCAGCTCGATGTGACCTTCTACCCACAAGGCATCCTGGCAGAAAAAATTCGATCGGGCGGGGTCGGCTTGGCCGGCATTCTTGTAGAAGAATACCGGCCAAGGGAAACGGAAGGAGATAGCATGGTCATCCAGGCAGGGGAAAGGCGCTATCTCGTGGAGCCTGCGATTACAGCGCAAATCGGCATCGTCTATGCCAGACGGGCGGACACCTACGGCAATCTGCAGTACGAAAAGTCGGCCCGAAACCTGAATCCGCTGGTCGCCATGGCCGCCGACATGACGATCGTCGAAGCGGAGGAAATCGTTCCTGTGGGCGAACTGGACCCGGAGCACATTGCGACACCGGGCGTTTTCGTGGATTACGTCGTAAAGAGCGCTGGAGGTGAGGGGTGA
- a CDS encoding sigma 54-interacting transcriptional regulator, which produces MEKDAQIIAYFKTSQLIAIFNTLADGIYISDAQGTTLWLNDASENLCGFPKAELIGRNVADLEAMGVYKPSVTRLVMETGKPTTTIQLVNKKGKFLVTGHIIPDEEGKPELIVAHSRDITEAARASSQLEETVSLLQRYSEELRLIKREAHQSLSHALIGSSRSFLALLELVKKVAVVDTTVLITGETGVGKSFLAEHIHQLSDRCGGPFVHVNCSAIPETLIESELFGYHKGAFTGASHSGKMGLVKMADKGTLFLDEISDLPYHLQSKLLLLLQNKTFMPIGGTKTYTADVRIIAATNASLLELVKIGKFRHDLYYRLNVLPIHVPPMRERKEDIFPLAHHYLQTFNAKHRQRRRFSTEALDALHHYDWPGNVRELENMVERIVITAKEDEIQIADLPEELRGIHDLGESPWPLPGKGSLIERMEIIEQEIILKALHTHKSTRKAASALGITQSLLMRRIKKYGIKLDGRSAES; this is translated from the coding sequence ATGGAAAAGGATGCCCAAATCATCGCCTATTTCAAGACAAGCCAGCTGATTGCCATCTTCAATACGCTGGCCGACGGGATTTACATCTCAGATGCGCAAGGCACGACACTTTGGCTCAACGACGCGAGCGAAAACTTGTGCGGCTTTCCGAAAGCGGAGCTCATCGGCCGCAATGTCGCCGACTTGGAAGCCATGGGGGTGTACAAGCCTTCTGTTACTCGCCTGGTCATGGAGACGGGAAAACCGACTACCACCATCCAGCTCGTCAACAAGAAAGGAAAATTTCTCGTGACGGGCCATATCATCCCGGATGAGGAAGGCAAACCGGAGCTGATCGTCGCTCACTCCCGCGACATTACGGAAGCGGCCCGTGCAAGCTCGCAGCTGGAGGAAACCGTGTCGCTCCTGCAGCGATACAGCGAAGAGCTCCGGCTCATAAAGCGCGAAGCCCATCAAAGCCTCTCGCATGCGCTGATCGGCAGCAGCCGTTCCTTTCTCGCGCTTTTGGAGCTCGTCAAAAAAGTCGCGGTCGTCGATACCACGGTGCTCATTACGGGGGAGACCGGGGTAGGAAAGAGCTTTCTCGCCGAGCATATTCACCAGCTAAGCGACCGATGTGGGGGGCCCTTTGTCCACGTCAACTGCAGCGCCATCCCCGAAACGCTCATCGAATCCGAGCTGTTCGGCTACCACAAAGGGGCGTTCACAGGTGCCAGCCATTCCGGGAAGATGGGGCTCGTCAAAATGGCGGACAAGGGGACGCTTTTCCTCGACGAAATCAGCGACCTTCCTTACCACCTGCAATCCAAGCTGCTGCTGCTCTTGCAAAACAAAACATTCATGCCCATCGGAGGGACGAAGACCTATACAGCCGACGTCCGGATCATTGCGGCCACCAACGCCAGCCTGCTCGAGCTCGTCAAAATCGGAAAATTCAGGCACGACCTGTATTACCGCCTCAACGTCCTGCCCATTCACGTACCGCCGATGCGGGAGCGAAAGGAAGACATTTTCCCGCTCGCGCACCATTACTTGCAGACCTTTAACGCCAAACACCGCCAAAGGCGCCGCTTCAGTACGGAAGCCCTCGACGCCCTGCATCATTACGACTGGCCCGGGAACGTCCGGGAGCTGGAAAATATGGTCGAGCGCATCGTCATTACCGCCAAAGAGGATGAGATTCAGATCGCGGATTTGCCGGAGGAGCTCAGGGGCATTCACGACCTGGGGGAGAGCCCGTGGCCGCTGCCAGGAAAAGGTTCTTTGATAGAACGGATGGAAATCATTGAGCAAGAGATCATTCTCAAGGCTCTGCATACGCATAAAAGCACCCGCAAAGCCGCGTCCGCGCTCGGCATCACGCAATCGCTGCTGATGCGCCGGATCAAAAAGTACGGAATTAAGCTCGACGGCCGCTCTGCGGAGTCGTGA
- the hppD gene encoding 4-hydroxyphenylpyruvate dioxygenase, with product MGNTDFFPIQDWDYLEFYVGNAKQTMHYFAKAFGFEPVAYAGLETGSREKVSYVLKQNHMTFVISGALTPDSPIAEFVKKHGDGVKDVALRVDDCEQAYREAVSRGAIPIMEPTEYADEHGTVKKAVIGTYGDNVHSFIERKSYNGPFLPGFTAFASPVKSEGTGMIGIDHIVGNVEVMDEWVSYYQKVMGFTAVQNFSDDDISTEYSALMSKVMQSGTGRIKFPINEPAEGRRKSQIQEFLEFYHGPGVQHIAILTGDIISTVSKLQANGVDFLSVPDTYYEDLKERVGEIDEDIEALKKLGVLVDRDDEGYLLQLFSKPIVDRPTLFVEIIQRKGARGFGNGNFKALFEALEREQARRGNL from the coding sequence ATGGGCAACACCGATTTCTTCCCGATTCAGGACTGGGACTACCTGGAATTTTACGTAGGAAACGCGAAGCAGACGATGCACTACTTCGCCAAGGCATTTGGCTTCGAACCTGTCGCCTACGCAGGGCTGGAAACAGGATCGCGGGAAAAAGTCTCCTATGTTCTCAAGCAAAATCACATGACATTTGTGATCAGCGGGGCGCTCACGCCGGACAGCCCGATCGCCGAATTCGTGAAGAAGCACGGGGATGGCGTCAAGGATGTCGCGCTGCGGGTTGACGACTGCGAGCAGGCATACCGGGAAGCCGTATCCCGCGGAGCCATTCCGATTATGGAGCCGACAGAGTACGCGGATGAGCATGGGACCGTCAAGAAGGCCGTCATCGGTACGTACGGAGACAACGTTCATTCCTTCATCGAGCGGAAGAGCTACAACGGACCGTTCCTCCCCGGCTTCACCGCTTTTGCATCGCCGGTCAAGAGCGAGGGAACGGGAATGATTGGCATCGACCACATCGTCGGCAACGTGGAAGTAATGGATGAATGGGTGTCCTACTACCAGAAGGTGATGGGCTTCACTGCCGTGCAAAACTTTAGCGACGACGACATCTCCACCGAGTACTCCGCCTTGATGTCCAAGGTCATGCAGAGCGGTACGGGCCGGATCAAGTTTCCGATCAACGAGCCGGCGGAAGGGCGGCGCAAATCGCAAATCCAGGAGTTTCTCGAGTTCTACCACGGGCCGGGCGTGCAGCACATCGCGATTTTGACGGGGGACATCATCAGCACTGTGAGCAAGCTGCAAGCAAACGGCGTGGACTTCCTCTCCGTGCCGGATACGTACTACGAAGATTTGAAAGAGCGGGTAGGGGAGATTGATGAAGACATCGAGGCGCTGAAAAAACTGGGCGTCCTGGTGGACCGCGACGACGAGGGATACCTGCTGCAGCTGTTCAGCAAGCCGATCGTCGACCGTCCGACGCTGTTCGTGGAAATCATCCAGCGCAAAGGGGCGCGCGGCTTTGGCAACGGCAACTTCAAGGCGCTGTTCGAGGCGCTGGAGCGGGAGCAGGCGCGTCGGGGAAACTTGTAA